A stretch of the Papaver somniferum cultivar HN1 chromosome 6, ASM357369v1, whole genome shotgun sequence genome encodes the following:
- the LOC113291491 gene encoding uncharacterized protein LOC113291491, producing MAMLPSETNADGAMLKAFPFSLADNDKKWLYYLPSGSVTTWNGLKKLFLQRYFPASKSTKICKEICGIQQRDGESLGSFSSLALSYDSILAVDVTVKDWSIKGQSFFSPELFVLDTLQLVSDSILEPVAMATKEKLQEISSTISQHTDSITEIKSEIQSLSTKMNIIIGLLEAAPNSNLPPDPSASETPQTNLENSIAGFQKLVHNLSHTEYRKFSRTPKVDFPRFNGTNPRGWALKCVRYFQFHNIPDNERVDIAAIHFDSSVDPWFLNYQQGSFNKLYQTTSVEDYYDLWEHYKSFMVANNPSLPESFYTLSFISGLKEEIRTMVQMFKPDNTAAAFYLARLQQDSMHHQHKSTKSFSKPFSPSPLSVRKDKGLCYNCDEFYRQGHRCKTQQLFMLIADEDLEGHESLSTEDVSEDSPSTPDSPIEISLHALTGNVAPDTIRIAGHLNKHSVIILIDTGNTHSFIDANLTSKLGLHVSPTGQMLVTVANGDSTLSQGICHNLHWDMQGHQFSAHLRVLPLGGCDIVLGDDWLRQLGDVTFNFSQLSISFLHQGSHITLQGITFKPYLSMISGSSMKKFIKSNTPALIGQFFSISTTPILPPPPAVSTLLGTFVNVFTEPTGLPPSRSLDHKIPLKHGSNPTSQRPYKCPFIHKSVMESLVSEMLSSGVIQPSHIPFAAPILLVKKKDCTWRFCVNYRNLNDITVKDKFLIPLIEELLDELNGSVAFSKSDLRSGYYQIRVYAPDIHKNAFRTHQGHYEFRVMPFGLTNAPATFQALMNEVFQPYLRKFFLVFFDDILVYSPSITAHI from the exons atggctatgcttccatcGGAGACTAATGCAGATGGTGCAATGTtaaaagcttttccattctctttggcggacaatgaTAAGAAATGGTTGTACTACTTGCCATCCgggagtgtcactacatggaacgggttgaagaaacttttcttACAGAGGTACTTCCCTGCATCAAAATCTACTAAAATTTGTAAGGAGATTTGTGGTATACAACAAAGAGATggggagtcatt GGGTTCCTTCTCGAGTCTAGCACTGAGTTATGATTCTATTCTAGCCGTTGATGTAACTGTTAAGGATTGGTCTATTAAAGGCCAATCATTCTTCTCTCCTGAATTAT TTGTACTAGATActctacaattggtatcagactccATCCTGGAACCTGTAGCCATGGCCACCAAAGAAAAGCTTCAAGAGATCTCATCAACCATTTCTCAACACACCGATTCAATTACTGAGATTAAATCTGAAATCCAGTCTTTGAGTACTAAGATGAACATTATCATTGGGTTACTTGAGGCTGCACCGAACTCGAATTTACCTCCAGATCCTTCTGCATCTGAGACTCCTCAAACGAATCTGGAAAATTCAATTGCAGGCTTTCAGAAGCTGGTTCACAATCTTTCTCATACTGAATATCGTAAGTTCTCTCGTACTCCTAAAGTAGATTTTCCTCGATTCAATGGTACAAATCCCCGTGGTTGGGCTCTCAAATGTGTAAGATACTTCCAATTCCATAATATTCCTGATAATGAACGTGTTGATATTGCTGCTATTCACTTCGATTCTTCCGTAGATCCGTGGTTTCTAAATTACCAACAGG GTAGCTTCAATAAACTTTACCAGACCACCAGTGTTGAGGATTATTATGATCTTTGGGAACATTATAAAAGTTTCATGGTTGCTAACAATCCTTCTTTGCCTGAGAGTTTTTATACCTTGAGTTTCATTAGTGGGTTAAAAGAGGAGATCCGTACTATGGTGCAAATGTTTAAACCTGATAATACTGCAGCAGCTTTTTACTTGGCTAGATTGCAGCAAGATTCTATGCATCACCAACATAAATCTACTAAATCCTTCTCTAAACCATTTTCTCCCTCACCACTTTCT GTTAGGAAAGACAAAGGGctttgttataattgtgatgagttTTACAGACAAGGGCATAGATGTAAAACTCAACAACTGTTTATGTTGATTGCTGATGAGGACCTTGAAGGACATGAATCATTATCAACTGAAGATGTCTCTGAAGACTCTCCTTCAACTCCTGATTCTCCCATCGAGATTTCTTTACATGCCTTGACAGGGAATGTTGCCCCTGATACAATTAGAATTGCTGGTCATCTTAATAAGCACTCTGTCATTATCCTTATTGATACAGGCAACACCCACAGTTTCATTGATGCTAATTTAACTTCAAAGTTGGGTCTACATGTTTCTCCAACTGGacaaatgcttgtcacagttgCTAATGGAGATAGCACTCTTAGTCAAGGTATCTGCCACAACTTACATTGGGATATGCAAGGCCATCAATTCTCTGCACATTTACGAGTTCTTCCTCTTGGCGGTTGTGACATTGTTTTAGGAGATGATTGGTTGCGCCAACTTGGTGATGTTACATTCAACTTCAGTCAATTGAGCATTTCATTTCTACATCAAGGCAGCCATATCACACTTCAGGGTATCACTTTTAAACCTTATCTAAGCATGATTAGTGGTTCTTCAATGAAGAAGTTTATTAAGAGTAATACTCCAGCCCTAATTGGCCAGTTTTTCTCTATTTCTACAACTCCTATACTCCCACCTCCACCTGCAGTTTCTACACTATTAGGGACATTTGTAAATGTTTTTACAGAGCCTACTGGCCTTCCACCCTCTAGATCACTTGACCACAAGATTCCACTCAAACATGGGTCTAACCCCACTTCTCAAAGACCATATAAATGCCCCTTTATACATAAGTCTGTCATGGAGTCATTGGTCTCTGAAATGCTATCTAGTGGAGTGATCCAACCCAGCCATATCCCATTTGCTGCTCCTATTCTCTTAGTCAAGAAGAAGGATTGTACTTGGCGTTTTTGTGTCAATTATCGAAATCTTAATGATATTACGGTCAAGGATAAATTTCTTATTCCTCTTATTGAAGAATTGTTGGATGAGTTGAATGGTTCTGTGGCATTTTCCAAGAGTGATCTTCGTTCTGGGTATTACCAAATCCGGGTTTATGCACCTGACATTCACAAGAATGCTTTCCGCACTCATCAAGGCCATTACGAGTTCAGAGTTATGCCATTTGGGCTTACTAACGCCCCTGCAACCTTTCAAGCACTCATGAATGAGGTGTTTCAGCCATATCTCCGTaagtttttccttgtatttttcgACGACATCTTAGTATACAGTCCATCCATTACAGCACACATATAA